GAGCTCGCCGAGAGCCCGCACCACAAGATCTCCCTCAAGTTCGACATCTGCTGCTCGCTGGTCCTGCACCCCGGCCAGCAGGCCGAGGTCTCCTACACCCACCGCCAGCTGGCCGGCACGCACGACGCCTACGCCTGGCACGCCTCGGCCAGGACCACCGACTTCACCTTCCTGATGCGCAACTTCGACGACTACACGCTCGTCCCCGTGGCGGGGCCCGCCTCGCGCTCCACCATCGAACGGCTCGACCTGTACCGGGACGAGATCCGCCTGGTAGGGCTGATCCTGCCCGAGTCGACGTTCGCGTTCGCCTGGAGCCCGAGCGGGTCGAACGGCGCGGTCAGCCTCCCGCGGGCGAGCACGGTGTTCGAGACGCCTCAGGACGGGCGGTAGGTGCCGAAGAACCAGGAGTTGCCCTCGGGGTCCTTGCAGGCGTACTCACGGGAGCCGTACGGCTGCTCCGTCAATTCCATCGTGATCGTGGCGCCCGCGGCCAGCGCGCGGTCGTGGTGGGCGTCGGGATCGTCCACGGCGACGTAGATGCCGGGGCCGCCGGGCTCCCCCTCGCCGAGCATGATCATGTCGTCGCCGACCAGCATCTCGGCGTGGTTCTTCGACACCTCGTGCGGGACGAAGCCGAAGGCGGAGCTGAGGAAGTCGGCGGCCGCGGGGACGTCCTGGTAGCGGGCCAGCGCGAAGACGGTTCGTTTCATGACCCCAAGTCTGCGCCCGCGCCGACCTGGGGTCTTGGAAAAATCTGACCGGGCGGGGCGCCCGCCATGGCGCGGAACTCCCTGTTCATGTGCGGCTGGTCGTAGAAGCCGCACGAGGCGGCGACCTCGGACAGCGGGAGTCCCTCGCGCAGCAGGCTCATGGCGCGGTCGAAGCGGATCACCCTGGCCGACGCCTTCGGGGTCAGCCCGACCTGGTCGTGGAAGCGGGCGACGAGGTGGCGGTGGCTCCAGCCGAGGGAGCGGGCCAGCGACGCCACGCTGACGGAGCCGCACGAGGCGACCAGGCGGTCCCATGCCCACCGGACGGGCGGGTCGGGCGGCGGAGCGGCCAGGATGCGGGCGGCCAGCAGCGACTCGGCCAGCGCCAGGCGCGCGGCGGACGAGGTGAGCCCGGCGAGCCGCTCGCCGGCCGTACGGCCCCAGCCGGGCAGCAGGTCGTCCACGGGCAGCACCAGGTTGGTCAGCTCGCGCATCGGGACACCGAACAGGCGGCGGGCGCCGAAGGGGGTGAGCAGCACCTCGACGCCCTCGGTGGGCGCGGCGACCCTGGTCACCGTGGCGCGGTCGCCGAGACCGCCGGTGAAGGAGGTGAGGCGCGCGCCGCCGACCTCCATGGGCGCGCCGAAGGCGAGGATGAGCACCGCACCGGGGACCGCGGGCTCGGTGCGCGTCAGCGGGCGGTCGTAGCGCTCCTGGTAGGCGCACAACCGGGTGACGTAGGGCCGCAGGGCAGCCCGGGGCACGCCCTCGGCCATGGTCAGGCCCATACCGCAGACGATACCCGTCAGCGTCCGTGGATCTCGGCGAACGTCAGCCCACCCCGGCGCATCCCGGTGACGAGCCGGCCGGACGGCGGCCGCAGGTCGTCGAGATCGAGAGCGCGGTCCACGAACTCCACCCTGGGCAGGGAGGGAAGCTCGGCCAGAGGGATCCACGCGGCCGTGTCGGTCGAGCCCCCCACCTCGTCGCGAAGCGTGCCGCCCGTCACGCGAGCCTTGTAGATCACTTTGATCGCGTGCAGCCGCTCGTGTCGCGCCGTGACGATGCCGAGCAGGCGTTCCACCTCGACGGTGTGGCCTGTCTCCTCCTCGACCTCGCGATGGAGGGCGTCGAGCGGGTCCTCGCCGAACTCCAGGCCGCCGCCGGGCAGGCCCCAGTGGGCGGGCTCGCCGTCCGCCCAGTGCGCGAGGAGGATGCGATCGTCCTCGACGCACAGGGCGTAAGCGGCGACGCGGGTGCTCACAGACCGGTGTGCTTGGCCAGGAAGGTGAGCTGGTCGGCGGCCAGGTCGACGGTGCGGCTGACCGAGCGGGCGCCGTGACCGACCTCTCCCTCGTTGCGCAGCAGGATCGGCGCGGACCCCGCGGTGGCGTGCTGCAGCGCGGCGCACATCTTCCACGCGTGCAGCGGATGCACCCGCGTGTCGGACTGGAAGACGGTGAACAGCGTCGCGGGGTAGGACACGCCCTCACGCACCTGGTGATAGGGCGAGTAGGCCCACAGCCACGGGAACTCCGATGGGTCCTCGGCCGAGCCGTACTCGACGTTCCACGTGGCGCCGAGCCCGAACAGCTCGTAGCGGACCATGTCGAGCAGCGGCGCCGAGCAGGCGACGGCCGCGTAGAGCTCGGGCCGCTGGGTGAGCGCCGCGCCGACCAGCAGGCCGCCGTTGGAGCCGCCCGAGATGGCCAGCTGGGCGGAGGTGGTGACGCCGGTGGCGATGAGGTGCTCGGCCGCGGCGTGGAAGTCGTCGAAGACGTTCTGCTTGTTGC
This window of the Nonomuraea africana genome carries:
- a CDS encoding VOC family protein; translation: MKRTVFALARYQDVPAAADFLSSAFGFVPHEVSKNHAEMLVGDDMIMLGEGEPGGPGIYVAVDDPDAHHDRALAAGATITMELTEQPYGSREYACKDPEGNSWFFGTYRPS
- a CDS encoding helix-turn-helix domain-containing protein, which encodes MGLTMAEGVPRAALRPYVTRLCAYQERYDRPLTRTEPAVPGAVLILAFGAPMEVGGARLTSFTGGLGDRATVTRVAAPTEGVEVLLTPFGARRLFGVPMRELTNLVLPVDDLLPGWGRTAGERLAGLTSSAARLALAESLLAARILAAPPPDPPVRWAWDRLVASCGSVSVASLARSLGWSHRHLVARFHDQVGLTPKASARVIRFDRAMSLLREGLPLSEVAASCGFYDQPHMNREFRAMAGAPPGQIFPRPQVGAGADLGS
- a CDS encoding NUDIX hydrolase is translated as MSTRVAAYALCVEDDRILLAHWADGEPAHWGLPGGGLEFGEDPLDALHREVEEETGHTVEVERLLGIVTARHERLHAIKVIYKARVTGGTLRDEVGGSTDTAAWIPLAELPSLPRVEFVDRALDLDDLRPPSGRLVTGMRRGGLTFAEIHGR